The following proteins are co-located in the Sulfitobacter guttiformis genome:
- a CDS encoding calcium-binding protein, producing the protein MAIINEGVDASISAYATDNYNLLADDVFNGAIGGGDTQDGVNFQGMTIGQEYTVTVTVDDVSNTTALTLINSSNFHSINYYITDGAAVSPQADTGWVRDFVVTSPLTIDGNTFSFNFTPLQQTSLAFQVMGDGTPESYSVTYAEAVVVPPITEGADNFVGTASDDNVSLLGGNDTFDGGAGNDTVDGGAGDDTMTGGTGADVFIAGANGGADVITDFTLGEDRVDLTSYGINAIEDLGLTDTEAGVVIDLGDGNQITLEGITAAELNNDSFVLVNNVFEGDASNDKVNGKSGVDILSGGDGDDQLDGKDGNDILDGGAGKDKLSGGNGDDTLTGGDDNDLLEGGAGNDNLVGGNNNDRLHGGDGNDAITGDLGNDKLYGDDGDDILSGGLGRDELTGGNGADVFVFETGSHRDTITDFTDGEDMLDFSGYFGVESIADLSISQSGAHTIISASGPDSVTLLNTDMALLDETDFIF; encoded by the coding sequence ATGGCAATTATTAATGAAGGCGTGGACGCATCCATAAGCGCCTATGCGACTGACAACTATAACCTTCTGGCAGATGACGTGTTCAACGGCGCCATCGGCGGTGGTGACACTCAGGACGGTGTCAATTTTCAGGGAATGACCATTGGTCAGGAGTATACTGTCACGGTGACAGTCGATGATGTTTCCAACACAACGGCGCTAACGCTGATCAACTCCTCTAACTTTCACTCAATCAATTATTATATCACCGATGGCGCTGCGGTTTCACCGCAGGCTGACACAGGTTGGGTTCGTGACTTTGTCGTTACTTCCCCACTGACCATCGACGGTAATACCTTCTCTTTCAACTTTACACCTTTGCAGCAAACGAGCCTCGCATTTCAGGTGATGGGTGATGGCACCCCCGAGAGTTACTCCGTTACCTACGCAGAAGCCGTAGTTGTGCCCCCAATCACGGAAGGAGCAGACAATTTCGTTGGAACAGCCTCCGATGACAATGTTTCCCTGCTAGGCGGCAACGACACCTTTGACGGTGGTGCCGGCAACGATACTGTCGACGGTGGCGCGGGTGATGACACCATGACAGGCGGCACGGGCGCAGATGTGTTCATCGCAGGTGCCAATGGCGGCGCGGATGTAATCACCGACTTTACCCTTGGCGAAGACCGCGTCGACCTCACTTCCTACGGGATCAATGCAATCGAGGATCTTGGCCTGACAGACACAGAGGCCGGCGTTGTGATCGATCTTGGCGATGGCAACCAGATCACTCTAGAAGGGATCACTGCCGCCGAACTGAACAATGACAGTTTCGTTCTGGTTAATAACGTATTTGAAGGCGACGCAAGCAACGACAAGGTAAACGGCAAGTCGGGTGTAGACATCCTGTCCGGTGGCGATGGCGACGACCAGCTTGACGGCAAAGACGGTAACGATATCCTCGACGGCGGCGCCGGCAAGGACAAGCTGTCAGGCGGCAATGGTGACGACACCCTCACAGGCGGAGACGACAATGACCTGCTCGAAGGTGGCGCTGGAAACGACAATCTCGTCGGCGGCAACAACAATGATCGCCTGCATGGCGGAGACGGCAACGACGCGATCACTGGCGATCTCGGCAATGACAAGCTCTACGGCGATGACGGTGATGACATTCTCAGCGGTGGCCTCGGCAGGGACGAGCTGACGGGCGGTAACGGCGCAGATGTCTTCGTCTTCGAAACAGGCTCCCATCGCGACACAATCACAGATTTCACCGATGGTGAGGATATGCTCGATTTCTCAGGCTACTTCGGCGTCGAGAGCATTGCAGATCTGTCGATTTCACAAAGTGGTGCGCATACGATCATTTCAGCCAGTGGCCCCGATTCCGTCACGCTTCTGAACACAGATATGGCTTTGCTGGATGAAACCGACTTTATCTTCTGA
- a CDS encoding fasciclin domain-containing protein, with amino-acid sequence MFRTTVLSLTAAAALATSAFAAGHEKNIVDTAAAAGDFGTLLAAAEAAGLVETLNGDGPFTVFAPTDAAFAALPEGTVEDLLKPENKELLASILTYHVIAGKVMSTDLTDDMEAATVNGDTVMIDLDNGVMVDDATVTTADIEATNGVIHVIDKVIMPGS; translated from the coding sequence ATGTTTCGTACAACAGTTCTCTCTTTGACCGCAGCCGCTGCACTTGCAACATCAGCATTTGCCGCCGGCCATGAAAAGAACATCGTAGACACAGCGGCAGCCGCTGGTGATTTCGGCACACTGCTCGCCGCTGCAGAAGCTGCCGGTCTGGTCGAAACACTGAACGGCGATGGACCCTTCACTGTATTCGCGCCCACAGACGCCGCGTTTGCTGCATTGCCAGAAGGTACAGTCGAGGATCTACTGAAGCCTGAGAACAAGGAGCTGCTTGCTTCTATCCTCACCTATCATGTGATTGCAGGCAAAGTGATGTCAACGGACCTCACCGATGATATGGAAGCGGCCACTGTCAACGGCGACACAGTAATGATCGACCTCGACAATGGCGTGATGGTAGACGACGCGACCGTAACAACCGCCGATATCGAAGCCACGAACGGCGTAATCCATGTCATCGACAAGGTGATTATGCCCGGTTCCTAA
- the msrP gene encoding protein-methionine-sulfoxide reductase catalytic subunit MsrP, producing MAMRWKNTLKDRHVTDEAMFMNRRSLMGGAAAGLGLASIGATGSFAATDALEPNSYEDITQYNNYYEFGTGKDDPAQYAGALTTKPWSVTIDGMVDKPGAYAFEDIMKAMTIEERIYRFRCVEAWSMVVPWNGFELADLLGMAGVQSAAKYVAFETALVPDEMPGVKYPVLEWPYVEGLRLDEAMHPLSIMATGIYGKDIPNQNGAPLRLVVPWKYGFKSIKSVVRMTLTDKQPATSWNKANPREYGFYSNVNPEVDHPRWSQASERMIGGGLFSKRVPTLMMNGYDEEVSSLYAGMDLSKDI from the coding sequence ATGGCTATGCGCTGGAAAAACACGCTCAAAGATCGCCACGTTACGGACGAGGCGATGTTTATGAACCGTCGTTCACTTATGGGGGGTGCTGCTGCGGGCCTCGGACTGGCCTCCATCGGGGCCACTGGCAGCTTTGCCGCGACCGATGCGTTAGAGCCGAACAGTTATGAGGACATAACACAGTATAATAACTACTATGAATTCGGCACCGGCAAGGATGATCCGGCGCAGTATGCAGGCGCGCTGACCACCAAACCTTGGAGCGTCACAATCGACGGTATGGTCGACAAGCCTGGAGCCTATGCATTTGAGGACATCATGAAGGCGATGACCATCGAGGAGCGGATCTACCGCTTCCGATGTGTCGAGGCATGGTCGATGGTCGTTCCATGGAATGGGTTCGAGTTGGCCGATCTGCTGGGGATGGCGGGTGTTCAGTCCGCCGCTAAATATGTTGCCTTCGAAACGGCGCTGGTCCCTGACGAAATGCCAGGGGTTAAATACCCTGTTCTGGAGTGGCCCTATGTCGAGGGCCTGCGATTGGACGAAGCGATGCACCCACTGTCGATTATGGCTACAGGCATCTACGGGAAAGACATTCCTAACCAGAATGGTGCTCCCCTGCGTCTGGTTGTACCGTGGAAATACGGGTTTAAATCTATCAAGTCAGTGGTCCGCATGACGCTTACTGATAAGCAGCCGGCCACCAGCTGGAACAAAGCCAATCCGCGCGAATACGGGTTCTATAGTAATGTGAACCCAGAGGTTGATCATCCGCGTTGGTCCCAAGCGTCAGAGCGTATGATAGGAGGGGGCCTCTTCTCCAAGCGGGTGCCCACGCTGATGATGAACGGATACGATGAAGAGGTATCGAGTTTGTATGCGGGAATGGACCTTAGCAAAGACATTTAA
- the msrQ gene encoding protein-methionine-sulfoxide reductase heme-binding subunit MsrQ, with the protein MGIIVDSINSTARRVPTWAVYILYLLPVPWLLYLGATNGLGREPIKALEHELGQIALQLLIIGLCVTPLREYLGVNLIKFRRTFGVLAFTYVALHLAVWVVLDMSLLWSQMWADIWKRPYITIGMAGFVALVPLAITSNNLSVRKMGAATWRKLHKLTYLAVVLGGIHYLWLVKGIQIEPILYMAVILALLSLRVVKEIRKRAKRVA; encoded by the coding sequence ATGGGTATCATCGTCGATAGCATTAATAGCACCGCACGCCGTGTGCCGACATGGGCCGTCTATATACTATACCTATTACCTGTTCCTTGGCTCCTTTATCTGGGGGCGACGAACGGCCTTGGTCGTGAGCCAATCAAGGCGTTGGAGCATGAGTTGGGCCAGATCGCTTTGCAGTTGTTGATCATCGGGCTGTGCGTAACGCCGCTGCGCGAGTACCTCGGGGTTAACCTGATCAAGTTCCGCCGAACATTTGGTGTGTTAGCGTTTACATATGTGGCGCTGCATCTCGCGGTTTGGGTTGTATTGGATATGAGTCTGTTGTGGAGTCAAATGTGGGCCGACATTTGGAAACGTCCCTACATCACAATCGGGATGGCAGGATTCGTAGCGCTAGTGCCGCTGGCGATCACCTCAAACAATCTGTCAGTGCGCAAGATGGGGGCTGCGACATGGCGCAAGCTACATAAGCTTACGTATCTGGCCGTTGTGCTGGGCGGCATCCACTACCTCTGGCTCGTGAAGGGCATTCAGATCGAACCAATCCTATATATGGCCGTGATTCTGGCGCTGTTATCCCTGCGAGTCGTCAAAGAGATTCGAAAAAGGGCGAAACGAGTCGCCTGA
- the aspS gene encoding aspartate--tRNA ligase has translation MHAYRSQTCADLNDTNVGDSVRLSGWVHRVRDHGGVLFIDLRDHYGITQLICDTDSPVFSDVEKVRAEWCIRIDGEVKARATELVNGKIPTGAIEVFIRDLEVLGRVNGDLPLQVFGDQEYPEETRLRYRYLDLRREKMQRNMILRSDVVSSIRQRMWDRSFKEFQTPIITASSPEGARDFLVPSRQHPGKFYALPQAPQQFKQLLMVSGFDKYFQIAPCFRDEDPRADRSPTDFYQLDLEMSFVEQQDVFDTIQPVLTGIFEQFGGGKAVDQIWPQISYKNAALWYGSDKPDLRNPIKMQVVSEHFEGSGFAIFAKLLEQDGTQIRAIPAPTGGSRKFCDRMNAFAQKEGLPGMGYIFWRDQGDGMEAAGPLAKNIGPERTEAIRVQLGLGVGDAAFFLGGKPKAFEAVAGRARNVIGEELGLTELDRFAFAWIVDFPIYEKDEESGKIDFEHNPFSMPQGGMDALNGDPLEVLGYQYDLACNGYELVSGAIRNHRPEIMFKAFEIAGYGKEEVEKRFGGMVNAFQYGAPPHGGCAAGIDRIVMLLAEESNIREVILFPMNQRAEDVMMNAPNDPMPEQLMELGLRVIPQDK, from the coding sequence ATGCACGCCTATAGAAGCCAGACTTGTGCTGATTTAAATGACACTAACGTGGGAGACAGTGTTCGATTGTCAGGATGGGTTCACCGCGTCCGAGATCATGGTGGAGTCCTATTTATCGATCTGCGTGACCATTACGGTATAACCCAGCTCATCTGCGACACCGATTCTCCAGTGTTTTCAGACGTCGAAAAAGTGCGAGCCGAATGGTGTATTCGCATCGATGGCGAGGTAAAGGCACGCGCTACCGAACTCGTTAATGGTAAAATTCCTACTGGCGCGATAGAGGTTTTTATTCGTGATCTTGAGGTATTGGGCCGTGTAAACGGGGATCTACCACTTCAGGTGTTTGGCGATCAGGAATATCCTGAAGAAACACGCCTTAGGTATCGCTATCTCGACCTGCGCCGTGAAAAGATGCAACGCAATATGATTTTACGTTCGGATGTCGTATCTTCAATACGCCAGCGGATGTGGGACCGTTCTTTTAAAGAGTTCCAGACGCCGATTATTACAGCATCTTCGCCCGAAGGAGCGCGTGATTTTCTAGTCCCTTCCCGTCAGCATCCCGGAAAATTCTATGCGCTTCCGCAAGCACCTCAACAGTTCAAACAGTTGCTAATGGTCTCCGGTTTCGACAAATATTTCCAGATCGCGCCTTGCTTCCGAGACGAAGATCCACGTGCTGACCGCTCGCCTACTGACTTTTACCAGCTCGACCTCGAAATGTCGTTCGTTGAACAACAGGACGTTTTTGACACTATTCAGCCTGTATTGACCGGCATATTCGAGCAATTTGGCGGCGGCAAAGCTGTTGACCAAATCTGGCCGCAGATTTCCTATAAGAACGCTGCACTTTGGTATGGCTCGGACAAGCCGGATTTGCGCAATCCGATTAAGATGCAGGTTGTATCTGAACATTTTGAAGGGTCTGGATTCGCCATTTTTGCAAAACTTCTGGAACAGGATGGCACACAAATTCGTGCAATACCTGCGCCTACGGGTGGCAGTCGCAAGTTCTGTGACCGCATGAACGCTTTTGCGCAGAAAGAAGGACTCCCCGGAATGGGGTATATCTTCTGGCGCGATCAAGGCGATGGGATGGAGGCAGCCGGCCCCTTGGCTAAGAACATCGGGCCAGAGCGGACCGAAGCAATCCGGGTCCAACTCGGGCTTGGGGTCGGAGATGCTGCATTCTTCCTTGGTGGAAAGCCAAAGGCTTTTGAAGCGGTAGCAGGCCGTGCGCGCAACGTAATCGGCGAAGAACTGGGCCTGACCGAGCTTGACCGCTTTGCCTTCGCATGGATTGTTGACTTCCCGATCTATGAAAAAGATGAGGAAAGCGGCAAAATAGATTTCGAGCACAACCCCTTCTCGATGCCGCAGGGCGGAATGGATGCGCTGAACGGTGACCCCCTAGAAGTATTGGGCTACCAGTATGACTTGGCGTGCAATGGATACGAATTAGTGTCAGGGGCAATCCGGAATCACCGGCCCGAAATTATGTTCAAGGCGTTTGAGATTGCAGGCTACGGCAAAGAGGAAGTCGAAAAGCGCTTCGGAGGAATGGTGAACGCATTTCAGTATGGCGCTCCGCCGCACGGTGGGTGCGCAGCAGGCATTGACCGCATCGTTATGCTGCTCGCCGAGGAGAGCAATATTCGCGAAGTCATCTTGTTCCCGATGAACCAGCGGGCGGAGGACGTGATGATGAATGCACCAAACGATCCGATGCCAGAGCAATTGATGGAACTGGGCCTCAGAGTGATACCCCAGGATAAATAG
- a CDS encoding hemerythrin domain-containing protein, whose translation MPSIYDAIKADHDAHRDLLDKIEATSGDSKDRRSHWQAFYEDVKSHAAAEEETFYSKLISKTWGQDAARHSVHEHQKLDDLMEELNETDMSSSGWLTRFKTLKHDYEHHMEEEETDVFTRAKEVIGAEQDQDFGNRFEARKKKERGLIDEKKEDSLED comes from the coding sequence ATGCCATCCATTTATGACGCCATTAAAGCCGATCACGACGCCCATCGTGACTTGCTTGATAAAATTGAAGCGACGAGTGGGGACAGCAAAGACCGCCGGTCGCATTGGCAGGCATTTTATGAGGATGTAAAATCGCATGCTGCCGCAGAAGAAGAAACTTTTTACTCCAAACTGATTTCTAAAACATGGGGGCAAGACGCCGCCCGCCATTCGGTACACGAGCATCAAAAGCTCGATGACTTGATGGAAGAGCTAAACGAGACCGATATGTCCTCTTCCGGATGGCTGACGCGGTTCAAGACGCTCAAACATGATTACGAGCATCATATGGAGGAAGAAGAGACCGACGTCTTTACACGCGCCAAAGAAGTCATTGGTGCAGAACAAGACCAGGATTTTGGCAATCGTTTTGAAGCTCGAAAAAAGAAAGAGCGCGGCCTTATTGATGAAAAAAAGGAAGATAGTCTCGAAGACTGA
- a CDS encoding GNAT family N-acetyltransferase, which produces MPTSDPMEGQFVRLERLCAEDHAALLYRSFVDDEKVWDYLPYGPFSSASQYHRWVRDHADLQDPHFYAIKNLRSGNWEGVASYLRISPVAGSIEVGHINFSPALQQTPAATEAMYLMMAWAFEAGYRRYEWKCNALNVKSRRSAQRLGFSYEGVFRQAAVVKGRNRDTAWFAVIDAEWPALKEAYSAWLSPGNFDTNGQQRESLGDMTRLVRVSEDPAAVRRR; this is translated from the coding sequence ATGCCGACATCTGATCCGATGGAGGGGCAGTTCGTACGCCTTGAACGCTTGTGCGCCGAAGATCATGCCGCATTGCTCTATCGTTCATTTGTCGATGATGAAAAAGTCTGGGACTATCTGCCTTATGGCCCGTTCTCATCTGCTTCCCAATACCATCGTTGGGTGCGGGATCATGCTGACCTTCAAGATCCACACTTCTACGCAATCAAAAACCTTAGATCTGGGAATTGGGAGGGAGTAGCCAGCTATCTGCGGATTTCCCCCGTCGCAGGGTCAATCGAGGTAGGGCATATTAATTTTAGCCCTGCACTCCAACAAACGCCCGCTGCCACTGAGGCGATGTATCTCATGATGGCCTGGGCGTTTGAAGCGGGCTACCGGCGGTATGAATGGAAGTGTAATGCGCTGAACGTCAAATCGCGGAGGTCAGCTCAGCGCTTGGGGTTCAGCTACGAAGGGGTTTTCCGTCAGGCGGCCGTTGTAAAGGGACGCAACCGCGACACCGCGTGGTTTGCCGTTATTGATGCGGAATGGCCTGCGCTAAAGGAGGCCTACTCGGCATGGCTCTCGCCTGGGAATTTTGACACGAACGGACAGCAGCGAGAAAGCCTTGGGGATATGACCCGTCTGGTACGAGTATCAGAGGATCCGGCGGCAGTGCGACGCCGTTAG
- a CDS encoding response regulator, which produces MEPNDPFAANYPAPTAARPLLGLTVLVVEDSRYACEAMRLLCLRSGARIRRADCIRSARRHLQVYRPSVVVVDMGLPDGNGADLIEELAQAPSERSVIIATSGDDTLEREAISAGAQGFLSKPITSLAVFQQLVLAALPPERRPSGLRAVIDEQVSPDEIAYHDDINYAAELLDNLPDDKALDYIAQFLEGVARSVEDSLMEKAAKALANKRAAGEATTSEMAQIAGLIQQRLAHKIAI; this is translated from the coding sequence ATGGAACCAAACGACCCGTTTGCAGCTAACTACCCCGCGCCCACTGCGGCGCGCCCTCTGCTGGGATTGACGGTTCTCGTGGTGGAGGACAGCCGATACGCTTGCGAAGCGATGCGGCTGTTGTGCCTGCGCTCTGGCGCGCGGATCAGGAGGGCCGATTGTATACGCTCAGCGCGGCGCCACTTACAGGTCTACCGCCCCTCTGTTGTGGTCGTTGATATGGGGCTTCCAGATGGCAATGGTGCCGATTTGATCGAGGAACTTGCCCAGGCCCCATCCGAGCGTAGTGTAATTATTGCCACTTCGGGCGATGACACGCTTGAGCGGGAAGCGATTTCCGCAGGTGCGCAGGGTTTTTTGAGCAAACCTATCACTTCGCTCGCGGTGTTTCAGCAACTGGTGCTGGCCGCCCTTCCGCCCGAGCGGCGGCCATCTGGCCTGCGGGCCGTCATTGACGAGCAGGTGAGCCCCGATGAAATCGCTTATCATGACGATATCAACTATGCAGCAGAACTGTTGGATAACTTGCCTGACGACAAAGCGCTCGATTACATTGCGCAGTTTCTTGAAGGCGTGGCGCGCTCAGTCGAAGACAGCCTGATGGAGAAAGCGGCAAAGGCCCTTGCAAACAAGCGTGCGGCTGGCGAGGCGACAACATCCGAAATGGCGCAGATTGCGGGGCTGATCCAACAACGACTTGCTCATAAAATTGCGATCTAA
- the mce gene encoding methylmalonyl-CoA epimerase has protein sequence MIGRLNHVAIAVPDLEAAADQYRNALGANVGPPQDEPDHGVTVIFIELPNTKIELLYPLGEDSPIQGFLDKNPAGGIHHICYEVDDIIAARDHLKSTGARVLGTGEPKIGAHGKPVIFLHPKDFNGALVELEQV, from the coding sequence ATGATCGGACGTCTGAACCATGTGGCCATTGCTGTGCCTGACCTGGAGGCGGCTGCCGACCAGTACCGCAATGCCTTGGGCGCAAATGTAGGACCGCCACAGGACGAGCCGGATCACGGTGTTACTGTGATCTTCATCGAGTTGCCAAACACAAAGATCGAGCTTTTGTATCCGCTCGGTGAGGATTCCCCCATTCAGGGTTTTCTCGACAAAAACCCCGCTGGGGGTATCCATCACATCTGCTATGAGGTTGATGACATCATCGCGGCGAGAGACCATCTCAAATCAACCGGCGCACGAGTTCTGGGCACCGGAGAACCGAAGATCGGCGCACATGGCAAGCCGGTCATTTTCCTCCATCCCAAAGATTTCAACGGCGCGCTCGTCGAACTCGAGCAGGTTTAA
- a CDS encoding DUF1467 family protein, protein MGVVSGLVLYAIVWFMLFLIILPIRVQTQGDLKDIVPGTHAGAPEHHHLKKKALWTTLIALAIWGAFVAIILSGVISVNDLESWMGRGTR, encoded by the coding sequence ATGGGCGTTGTATCGGGCCTCGTCCTTTATGCCATCGTCTGGTTCATGCTGTTCCTGATTATTTTGCCAATCCGCGTTCAGACGCAGGGGGATCTAAAGGATATCGTTCCGGGCACGCATGCTGGCGCACCTGAACATCACCACCTCAAGAAAAAAGCGCTGTGGACCACCCTGATAGCGTTAGCGATCTGGGGAGCGTTTGTGGCGATTATCCTGTCGGGCGTGATCAGCGTGAATGATCTGGAGAGCTGGATGGGACGCGGGACGCGGTAG
- a CDS encoding EI24 domain-containing protein yields MALNTVFTAFGLALGQLGDPRFRRVLLLGIGGALAVLAAFTWGLAALAEWFAGDAVTLPLVGEVRWLDTAFGWGAVVLGMALSVFLMVPVASAITSLFLDDVADAVESVHYPHIPQAPRTPFMEAMRDTLGFLAVIVAVNLCALILYLVFAPVAIFIFWAVNGFLLGREYFMLVAMRRVGRVRAKELRRKHFLTVWLAGILMAMPLSIPLVNLAIPILGAATFTHLYQLLTTASRVPSSSPDHSR; encoded by the coding sequence ATGGCTCTGAACACAGTTTTCACGGCCTTTGGGCTTGCGCTGGGTCAGTTGGGTGATCCACGCTTTCGCCGCGTACTTCTGTTGGGCATTGGCGGCGCACTTGCTGTACTTGCCGCGTTCACATGGGGGCTGGCGGCGCTGGCGGAATGGTTCGCAGGCGATGCTGTCACACTCCCGCTTGTGGGTGAGGTGCGCTGGCTAGATACGGCGTTTGGCTGGGGTGCTGTCGTACTGGGTATGGCACTGTCGGTATTCCTGATGGTGCCTGTCGCGTCTGCGATCACATCACTGTTTCTGGACGATGTCGCGGACGCAGTCGAGTCTGTTCACTATCCCCACATACCCCAAGCACCACGCACGCCGTTTATGGAGGCCATGCGCGACACGCTAGGCTTTCTAGCGGTGATCGTAGCGGTAAATCTTTGTGCCCTGATCCTCTATCTGGTGTTTGCACCAGTTGCGATTTTCATATTCTGGGCCGTGAACGGATTTTTGCTGGGACGGGAGTACTTCATGCTGGTCGCAATGCGCCGCGTTGGTCGTGTTCGCGCCAAAGAGCTTCGGCGCAAACATTTCTTGACGGTTTGGCTCGCGGGCATCCTGATGGCAATGCCGCTGTCAATTCCGCTGGTGAACCTCGCGATCCCGATCCTTGGCGCCGCGACCTTCACACATTTGTACCAACTGCTCACTACCGCGTCCCGCGTCCCATCCAGCTCTCCAGATCATTCACGCTGA